In the genome of Rhizobium rhizogenes, one region contains:
- a CDS encoding VOC family protein, with product MAILALDHVQLAMPAGREDEARAFYGGLLGFAEQAKPANLAARGGCWFSRSSIKLHLGVEQDFRPARKAHPAFLVDDLATLRKTLETAGCHVVEDEPLEGYHRFYVHDPFGNRIEMMQPLEP from the coding sequence ATGGCGATCCTCGCGCTCGACCATGTTCAATTGGCGATGCCGGCGGGCCGCGAAGATGAGGCGCGCGCTTTCTATGGCGGCCTGCTCGGCTTTGCGGAGCAGGCAAAGCCTGCCAATCTGGCCGCGCGCGGCGGGTGCTGGTTCAGCCGGAGTTCGATAAAACTGCATCTCGGCGTCGAGCAGGATTTCCGCCCGGCACGCAAAGCCCATCCGGCCTTTCTGGTCGATGATCTGGCAACCTTGCGAAAAACACTTGAAACAGCAGGCTGCCATGTGGTTGAGGATGAGCCGCTGGAAGGGTATCACCGGTTTTATGTCCATGATCCCTTCGGAAACCGCATCGAAATGATGCAGCCGCTCGAACCGTGA
- a CDS encoding ATP phosphoribosyltransferase regulatory subunit, whose protein sequence is MPLIDMPEFSGELLEEFTARRTSRVNTPVIQPAEPFLDMAGEDLRRRIFMTENETGTSLCLRPEFTIPVCLRHIETATGTPKRYSYLGEVFRQRREGANEFYQAGIEDLGDTDIAAADARAVIDATAILKRLLPGRALAVTLGDQQVFEAVVAALGLPLGWQKRLVQAFGDMAQLDALLESLVHPKPMTGLDARVAGLLATGDETVLVDYLDTVMQETGYSTNASRSPQEIARRLREKLALAATRLPDESFALLKQFLALKAPLPQASQVLADFAAKAKLKLDGALSAFDKRVAALANAGVDLETVTYGAAFGRPLDYYTGLVFEVVEAGGDSVLAGGGRFDRLLTLLGAQEKIPAVGFSLWLDRIEAVRGSDKP, encoded by the coding sequence ATGCCCCTGATCGACATGCCGGAATTTTCCGGCGAGCTACTGGAAGAATTCACCGCGCGCCGCACGAGCCGTGTGAACACGCCCGTCATCCAGCCCGCCGAACCGTTCCTGGATATGGCCGGCGAGGATTTGCGCCGCCGTATCTTCATGACGGAGAACGAAACGGGGACAAGCCTGTGCCTGCGTCCCGAATTCACCATTCCCGTCTGCCTGCGCCACATCGAGACGGCGACCGGCACACCGAAGCGTTATTCCTATCTCGGCGAAGTCTTCCGCCAGCGCCGTGAGGGTGCCAACGAGTTTTATCAGGCCGGCATCGAGGATCTCGGCGATACCGATATCGCTGCCGCCGATGCCCGTGCCGTCATCGACGCAACCGCCATATTGAAACGGCTGCTGCCCGGCCGGGCGCTCGCCGTCACGCTCGGCGACCAGCAGGTTTTCGAGGCGGTGGTTGCCGCCCTCGGCCTGCCGCTCGGCTGGCAGAAGCGGCTGGTGCAGGCTTTCGGCGATATGGCGCAGCTCGACGCGCTGCTGGAAAGCCTTGTGCATCCCAAGCCGATGACCGGCCTCGATGCCCGCGTCGCCGGCCTGCTGGCGACGGGCGACGAGACGGTGCTGGTCGATTATCTCGATACGGTGATGCAGGAAACCGGCTATTCCACCAATGCCAGCCGCTCGCCGCAGGAAATCGCCCGCCGTCTGCGGGAGAAGCTGGCGCTCGCGGCCACGCGGCTGCCGGATGAAAGCTTTGCGCTGCTCAAGCAGTTCCTTGCCTTGAAGGCACCCCTGCCGCAGGCTTCGCAGGTTCTGGCTGATTTTGCCGCAAAGGCGAAGCTGAAACTGGATGGCGCGCTTTCCGCTTTCGACAAGCGTGTCGCAGCCCTTGCCAATGCCGGTGTCGATCTCGAAACCGTGACCTATGGCGCGGCCTTCGGTCGCCCGCTCGATTATTACACCGGCCTTGTCTTCGAGGTGGTGGAAGCGGGCGGCGACAGCGTGCTGGCCGGCGGCGGCCGTTTCGACCGGCTGCTGACCCTGCTCGGCGCACAGGAAAAAATCCCGGCTGTGGGCTTCTCGCTCTGGCTGGATCGTATCGAAGCGGTGCGCGGGAGCGACAAGCCATGA
- the hisG gene encoding ATP phosphoribosyltransferase yields the protein MITIALPSKGRMKEDASAVLERAGLKVAAVGNDRSYRGRIEGRDDIEIAYLSASEIAREIGAGTVDFGVTGEDLVREGLTNADAQVEFCARLGFGHADVVVAVPEIWLDVDSMADLGDVASEFRARHGRRLAIATKYWRLTQQFFSRQHGIQLYRIVESLGATEGAPAAGQADIIVDITSTGSTLKANHLKILSDGIIIRSEACFVRARKPEHDGDATVQEIASRIRAAV from the coding sequence ATGATCACCATCGCATTGCCCTCCAAGGGCCGGATGAAGGAAGATGCCTCCGCCGTTCTGGAACGCGCCGGGCTGAAAGTCGCGGCTGTCGGCAATGACCGTTCCTATCGCGGCCGCATCGAAGGGCGAGACGATATCGAAATCGCCTATCTGTCGGCTTCCGAGATCGCCCGCGAGATCGGCGCCGGCACGGTGGATTTCGGCGTGACGGGTGAAGATCTGGTGCGCGAGGGACTGACCAATGCCGATGCGCAGGTGGAATTCTGTGCCCGCCTCGGTTTCGGCCATGCGGACGTCGTGGTTGCCGTGCCGGAAATCTGGCTGGATGTGGACAGCATGGCCGATCTTGGCGATGTGGCCTCGGAATTCCGCGCCCGCCATGGCCGGAGACTGGCGATCGCCACCAAATATTGGCGGCTGACGCAGCAGTTCTTTTCGCGCCAGCACGGCATTCAGCTTTACCGCATCGTCGAAAGCCTTGGCGCGACCGAGGGTGCGCCGGCGGCGGGGCAGGCGGATATCATCGTCGATATAACCTCCACCGGCTCGACGCTGAAGGCCAACCATCTGAAAATCCTCTCCGATGGCATCATCATCCGTTCGGAAGCCTGCTTCGTGCGTGCCCGCAAGCCGGAACATGATGGCGATGCGACGGTTCAGGAGATCGCCTCGCGCATAAGGGCGGCGGTCTGA
- a CDS encoding DoxX family protein: MSSSQNVLVLIARILLSFIFISSGFGKLADPAGTAGMITGAGLPAATALAYLAGLFELVAGLAILVGFQTKIAAWALAVFCVFTGLVFHSGTVAVPGWPEPALGWINTLNGIMMVKNITLAGAYILLAAFGPGAYSIDARRRAAVAHA, from the coding sequence ATGTCCAGCAGCCAGAACGTCCTCGTTCTCATCGCCCGCATTCTGCTTTCCTTCATCTTCATCTCATCGGGCTTTGGCAAGCTCGCCGATCCGGCCGGCACGGCCGGCATGATCACCGGCGCCGGCCTGCCCGCCGCAACCGCGCTTGCCTATCTCGCAGGCCTGTTCGAACTCGTTGCCGGTCTTGCCATTCTCGTTGGTTTCCAGACCAAAATCGCCGCCTGGGCGCTTGCCGTCTTCTGCGTCTTCACCGGTCTGGTTTTCCACAGCGGCACCGTTGCCGTTCCCGGCTGGCCTGAGCCGGCTCTTGGCTGGATCAACACGCTGAACGGCATCATGATGGTGAAGAACATCACCCTTGCCGGCGCTTACATCCTGCTTGCCGCCTTCGGCCCCGGCGCCTATTCCATCGACGCTCGGCGCCGCGCGGCTGTTGCCCACGCATAA
- the groL gene encoding chaperonin GroEL (60 kDa chaperone family; promotes refolding of misfolded polypeptides especially under stressful conditions; forms two stacked rings of heptamers to form a barrel-shaped 14mer; ends can be capped by GroES; misfolded proteins enter the barrel where they are refolded when GroES binds), translated as MAAKEVKFGRTAREKMLKGVDVLADAVKVTLGPKGRNVVIDKSFGAPRITKDGVSVAKEIELEDKFENMGAQLVREVASKTNDIAGDGTTTATVLAQAIVREGSKAVAAGMNPMDLKRGIDLAVAEVVKDLQAKAKKINTSEEVAQVGTISANGERQIGLDIAEAMQKVGNEGVITVEEAKTAETELEVVEGMQFDRGYLSPYFVTNPEKMVADLEDAYILLHEKKLSNLQAMLPVLEAVVQTGKPLVIIAEDVEGEALATLVVNKLRGGLKIAAVKAPGFGDRRKAMLEDIAILTGGTVISEDLGIKLENVTLDMLGKSKKVSISKENTTIVDGAGQKSDIEGRVAQIKAQIEETTSDYDREKLQERLAKLAGGVAVIRVGGSTEVEVKEKKDRIDDALNATRAAVQEGIVPGGGVALLRSSTKITAKGENDDQEAGINIIRRALQALVRQIADNAGDEASIVVGKILEKNEDNYGYNAQTGEYGDLIQLGIVDPVKVVRTALQNAASVASLLITTEAMIAELPKKDAPMPAMPGGGMGGMDF; from the coding sequence ATGGCAGCCAAAGAAGTAAAATTCGGCCGCACAGCGCGCGAAAAGATGCTCAAGGGCGTCGACGTTCTTGCTGATGCAGTGAAGGTCACCCTCGGCCCGAAGGGTCGTAACGTCGTTATCGACAAGTCCTTCGGCGCTCCGCGCATCACCAAGGACGGCGTTTCCGTCGCCAAGGAAATCGAACTGGAAGACAAGTTCGAGAACATGGGCGCACAGCTCGTTCGCGAAGTTGCCTCCAAGACCAACGACATCGCCGGCGACGGCACCACCACCGCGACCGTTCTGGCCCAGGCCATCGTTCGCGAAGGTTCCAAGGCAGTTGCTGCCGGCATGAACCCGATGGACCTGAAGCGCGGTATCGATCTGGCCGTTGCAGAAGTCGTCAAGGACCTTCAGGCCAAGGCCAAGAAGATCAACACGTCTGAAGAAGTTGCGCAGGTCGGCACGATCTCCGCAAACGGCGAGCGTCAGATCGGTCTCGACATTGCTGAAGCAATGCAGAAGGTCGGCAACGAAGGCGTCATCACCGTTGAAGAAGCCAAGACCGCCGAAACCGAACTCGAAGTCGTCGAAGGCATGCAGTTCGACCGCGGCTACCTGTCGCCCTACTTCGTGACCAACCCGGAAAAGATGGTTGCGGACCTCGAAGACGCCTACATCCTCCTGCACGAAAAGAAGCTCTCGAACCTCCAGGCCATGCTGCCGGTTCTCGAAGCTGTCGTTCAGACCGGCAAGCCGCTCGTCATCATCGCTGAAGACGTCGAAGGCGAAGCTCTTGCAACGCTCGTCGTCAACAAGCTGCGTGGCGGCCTCAAGATCGCTGCCGTCAAGGCTCCGGGCTTCGGCGACCGCCGCAAGGCCATGCTGGAAGACATCGCCATCCTGACCGGTGGTACCGTCATTTCCGAAGACCTCGGCATCAAGCTCGAAAACGTGACCCTCGACATGCTCGGCAAGTCGAAGAAGGTTTCGATCTCCAAGGAAAACACCACGATCGTTGACGGCGCCGGCCAGAAGTCCGACATCGAAGGCCGTGTTGCCCAGATCAAGGCCCAGATCGAAGAAACCACCTCCGACTACGACCGCGAAAAGCTGCAGGAACGTCTTGCCAAGCTCGCTGGCGGCGTTGCCGTTATCCGCGTCGGCGGTTCGACGGAAGTCGAAGTGAAGGAAAAGAAGGACCGCATCGACGACGCTCTCAACGCGACGCGCGCTGCCGTTCAGGAAGGCATCGTACCGGGCGGCGGCGTTGCCCTGCTGCGTTCGTCCACGAAGATCACCGCGAAGGGTGAAAACGACGATCAGGAAGCCGGTATCAACATCATCCGCCGCGCCCTGCAGGCTCTGGTTCGCCAGATCGCAGACAACGCAGGTGACGAAGCTTCCATCGTTGTCGGCAAGATCCTCGAGAAGAACGAAGACAACTACGGCTACAACGCCCAGACCGGCGAATATGGCGACCTGATCCAGCTCGGCATCGTCGACCCGGTCAAGGTTGTCCGTACGGCTTTGCAGAACGCAGCTTCGGTTGCTTCGCTGCTGATCACCACCGAAGCCATGATCGCCGAGCTTCCGAAGAAGGACGCTCCGATGCCGGCAATGCCGGGCGGCGGCATGGGCGGCATGGACTTCTAA
- the groES gene encoding co-chaperone GroES: MTSTNFRPLHDRVVVRRVESEAKTKGGIIIPDTAKEKPQEGEIVAVGSGARDESGKVVALDVKAGDRVLFGKWSGTEVKLNGEDLLIMKEADIMGIIG; encoded by the coding sequence ATGACAAGCACCAATTTCCGCCCGCTTCACGATCGCGTCGTCGTTCGTCGCGTTGAATCCGAAGCCAAGACCAAGGGCGGCATCATCATTCCCGATACCGCCAAGGAAAAGCCGCAGGAAGGCGAAATCGTCGCCGTCGGTTCCGGCGCACGTGACGAGTCCGGCAAGGTTGTCGCTCTCGACGTCAAGGCTGGCGACCGCGTTCTGTTCGGCAAGTGGTCGGGCACCGAAGTCAAGCTCAACGGCGAAGACCTTCTGATCATGAAGGAAGCCGACATCATGGGCATCATCGGCTGA
- a CDS encoding TIGR01459 family HAD-type hydrolase: protein MAHRILTLGEITDGFDVILSDVWGVLHNGVSAFPDAAVALREARNAGKTVVLITNSPRPAPGVIAQLRVLGVPDEAYDRIITSGDVTRGLIAEGPKKVFLLGPERDMPLLDGLDVERVGEAEAQSVVCTGFFDDETETPEDYTEMLKGFIARNVPMICANPDLVVERGERIIPCAGAMAAYYEQLGGEVRIAGKPHAPIYEACLAAAKEVRGTFAKDRVLAIGDGMPTDVKGAIASGLNLLYISGGIHAAEYTLNGQTDEALLNAYLKGQGAAPGWWMPRLA, encoded by the coding sequence ATGGCCCATCGCATTCTCACCCTCGGCGAAATCACTGATGGGTTCGACGTTATTCTTTCGGATGTCTGGGGCGTGCTGCACAATGGCGTCAGCGCCTTTCCGGATGCGGCGGTTGCACTGCGGGAAGCGCGCAACGCCGGCAAGACGGTGGTGCTCATCACCAATTCGCCGCGCCCCGCTCCCGGCGTCATTGCCCAGCTGCGCGTTCTCGGCGTACCGGATGAGGCCTATGATCGCATCATCACATCCGGCGACGTCACCCGCGGCCTGATCGCGGAAGGCCCGAAAAAAGTCTTCCTGCTCGGCCCGGAGCGGGACATGCCGCTGCTTGACGGCCTCGATGTCGAGCGCGTCGGCGAGGCGGAAGCGCAGTCCGTGGTCTGCACCGGCTTTTTCGATGACGAGACGGAAACGCCCGAGGATTATACCGAAATGCTCAAGGGCTTCATTGCCCGCAACGTGCCGATGATCTGCGCCAATCCCGATCTGGTGGTGGAGCGCGGAGAGCGCATCATTCCCTGCGCCGGCGCCATGGCGGCCTATTACGAACAGCTCGGCGGCGAGGTCCGCATTGCCGGCAAGCCGCATGCGCCGATCTATGAGGCCTGCCTTGCGGCGGCCAAAGAGGTGCGCGGCACCTTCGCCAAGGATCGCGTGCTTGCCATCGGCGACGGCATGCCGACGGATGTGAAGGGCGCGATTGCGAGCGGCCTCAACCTTCTTTATATCAGCGGCGGCATTCACGCCGCCGAATACACGCTGAACGGCCAAACGGACGAGGCGCTTCTCAACGCCTATCTCAAGGGGCAGGGCGCGGCTCCCGGCTGGTGGATGCCCCGTCTTGCCTGA
- a CDS encoding bifunctional riboflavin kinase/FAD synthetase produces the protein MTVFHRNEKKEPLPEALRGGVIAIGNFDGVHRGHRAVLDRALELAEARGVPALVLTFEPHPRSIFRPDTPVFRLTPAPLKARILEAIGFRSVIEYPFDREFSQRSAEEFVQSILVDWLHASAVVTGFDFHFGKGREGGPAFLMEAGKRHGFDVTLVDAFRDEGADVVSSSRIRSLLCEGDVAGAAGLLGYRFTVESEVIGGQKLGRTLGYPTANMALAPETELKAGIYAVRFRRPDGSIRDGVASFGYRPTVTENGAALLETFVFDFSGDLYGEVCSVSFFGHLRDELKFDGLDPLVAQIRRDEEEARAMLSGVRPLSELDARIAF, from the coding sequence ATGACCGTCTTTCACCGCAATGAAAAAAAGGAGCCGCTGCCGGAAGCTCTTCGCGGCGGCGTCATCGCCATCGGCAATTTCGACGGCGTGCATCGCGGCCACCGGGCCGTGCTGGATCGTGCCCTGGAGCTGGCGGAAGCCCGTGGCGTTCCCGCGCTGGTGCTGACTTTCGAGCCGCATCCCCGTTCCATCTTCCGTCCCGATACGCCGGTCTTTCGCCTCACGCCCGCGCCACTCAAGGCGCGCATCCTTGAGGCCATCGGTTTCCGCTCCGTCATCGAATATCCCTTCGACCGGGAATTTTCGCAGCGCTCGGCGGAGGAATTCGTCCAGTCCATTCTGGTCGACTGGCTTCACGCCAGCGCTGTCGTCACCGGCTTCGATTTTCATTTCGGCAAGGGCCGCGAAGGCGGGCCGGCATTTCTGATGGAGGCCGGCAAACGCCATGGCTTCGACGTGACGCTGGTGGATGCCTTCCGCGACGAGGGCGCGGATGTCGTCTCCTCCAGCCGGATTCGCTCGCTTTTGTGCGAAGGCGATGTGGCCGGCGCCGCCGGCCTGCTCGGTTATCGCTTCACGGTGGAAAGCGAGGTCATCGGTGGCCAGAAGCTCGGTCGCACGCTGGGTTATCCCACCGCCAACATGGCGCTGGCGCCGGAAACGGAACTGAAGGCCGGCATCTATGCCGTGCGGTTCCGCCGCCCGGACGGTTCGATCCGCGATGGCGTGGCAAGCTTCGGTTACCGCCCGACCGTCACTGAAAACGGTGCGGCGCTGCTCGAAACATTCGTCTTCGATTTTTCCGGCGATCTCTATGGCGAGGTCTGTTCGGTCTCCTTCTTCGGGCACCTGCGCGATGAACTGAAATTCGACGGTCTCGATCCGCTCGTCGCCCAGATCAGGCGCGATGAAGAAGAGGCGAGGGCGATGTTATCGGGCGTGCGCCCGCTCAGCGAACTGGACGCCAGGATCGCGTTCTGA
- the ileS gene encoding isoleucine--tRNA ligase, translated as MSDTAEKLDYSSTLYLPQTDFPMRAGLPQKEPETVKRWQEMGLYKRLRASAAGREKFVLHDGPPYANGNIHIGHALNKILKDVITRSFQMRGYDANYVPGWDCHGLPIEWKIEEAYRARGKNKDEVPVNEFRKECRDFAAGWIKVQSEEFKRLGIEGDFDNPYTTMNFHAEARIAGELLKIARTGQLYRGSKPIMWSVVERTALAEAEVEYADVESDMIWVKFPVVHDQRPANVVDGKFEFPAMSAGEASVVIWTTTPWTIPGNRAIAFSSRVEYGLYEVESAQNDFGPQPGEKLIFAKKLADEAATKAKLTFKLVRDVKTEELAAITCAHPLASLGYDFPVPLLDGDHVTDDAGTGFVHTAPSHGREDFDVWTAHQRELEARGVSSAIPFPVGDDGFYTEDAPGFGPSAEGGAARVMDDNGKKGDANERVIKALIAENNLFARGRLKHSYPHSWRSKKPVIFRNTPQWFVYMDKELGDGTTLRSRSLDAIDQTRFVPASGQNRLRAMIEGRPDWVLSRQRSWGVPIAVFADEKGEVLVDEAVNARILEAFEAEGADAWFAEGAKERFLGNDHDHARWQQVMDILDVWFDSGCTHTFTLEDRPDMKWPADVYLEGSDQHRGWFHSSLLESCATRGRAPYNAVVTHGFTMDEKGEKMSKSKGNVVSPQEVMKDAGADILRLWVMTTDYWDDQRLGKAIIQTNVDAYRKLRNTIRWMLGTLAHYKGEEIAYDDLPELEKLVLHRLSDLDKVVREGYDGFEFKKIARALVDFANVELSAFYFDIRKDTLYCDAPSSLKRRAALSVIAKLFDCLVSWLAPMLPFTAEEAWLSRYPDAESVHLVQFPEIPAEWKNDALEAKWEKIRKVRTVVTGALEVERREKRIGSSLEAAPIVHIADADLLAALKGQDFAEICITSAISVVGDEGPADGFRLPEVAKVVVEQKLAEGAKCARSWRITTDVGSDPDYPDVSARDAAALRELAALS; from the coding sequence ATGAGCGACACCGCAGAAAAACTGGATTACTCCTCCACCCTCTATCTGCCGCAGACGGATTTTCCGATGCGCGCCGGCCTGCCGCAAAAAGAACCGGAAACGGTGAAACGCTGGCAGGAGATGGGCCTTTACAAGCGCCTGCGCGCCTCCGCCGCCGGCCGCGAAAAATTCGTGCTGCATGACGGCCCGCCCTATGCCAACGGCAATATCCACATCGGCCATGCGCTGAACAAGATACTGAAAGACGTCATCACCCGCTCGTTCCAGATGCGCGGTTACGACGCCAATTACGTGCCGGGCTGGGATTGCCACGGCCTGCCGATCGAATGGAAGATCGAGGAAGCCTATCGCGCCAGGGGCAAGAACAAGGACGAGGTTCCGGTCAACGAATTCCGCAAGGAGTGCCGTGACTTCGCGGCCGGCTGGATCAAGGTTCAGTCGGAGGAGTTCAAGCGCCTCGGCATCGAGGGCGACTTCGACAATCCCTACACCACGATGAACTTCCACGCCGAAGCCCGCATCGCCGGCGAACTCCTGAAGATCGCCCGCACCGGCCAGCTCTATCGCGGCTCGAAGCCCATCATGTGGTCGGTGGTCGAGCGCACGGCGCTGGCGGAAGCCGAAGTCGAATATGCCGATGTCGAGAGCGACATGATCTGGGTGAAGTTCCCGGTAGTGCATGATCAGCGTCCAGCCAATGTCGTGGATGGTAAGTTTGAATTCCCTGCAATGTCGGCAGGAGAAGCATCGGTAGTCATCTGGACGACGACGCCGTGGACCATCCCCGGCAACCGCGCCATCGCGTTTTCGTCGCGGGTCGAGTATGGCCTCTACGAAGTGGAAAGCGCCCAGAACGATTTCGGCCCGCAGCCGGGTGAAAAGCTGATCTTCGCCAAGAAGCTTGCCGATGAGGCCGCAACCAAGGCGAAGCTGACCTTCAAGCTCGTTCGCGACGTGAAAACCGAAGAACTGGCCGCCATCACCTGCGCCCATCCTCTGGCATCGCTCGGCTATGATTTCCCGGTTCCGCTTCTCGATGGCGATCACGTCACCGACGATGCCGGTACGGGCTTCGTGCACACCGCGCCAAGCCATGGCCGCGAGGACTTTGACGTCTGGACCGCGCATCAGCGTGAGCTGGAAGCGCGCGGCGTTTCGTCGGCCATCCCGTTCCCGGTTGGCGATGACGGTTTCTACACCGAAGACGCCCCCGGTTTCGGCCCGTCCGCCGAAGGCGGCGCTGCCCGTGTCATGGACGACAACGGCAAGAAGGGTGACGCGAACGAGCGTGTCATCAAGGCGCTGATCGCGGAAAACAACCTGTTTGCCCGTGGCCGCCTGAAGCACAGCTATCCGCATAGCTGGCGCTCCAAGAAGCCGGTCATCTTCCGCAACACGCCGCAATGGTTCGTCTATATGGACAAGGAACTGGGCGACGGCACGACGCTGCGGTCGCGCTCGCTTGATGCCATCGACCAGACCCGCTTCGTTCCGGCCTCCGGCCAGAACCGCCTGCGCGCCATGATCGAAGGTCGTCCCGACTGGGTTCTGTCGCGCCAGCGCAGCTGGGGCGTGCCGATCGCCGTCTTCGCCGATGAAAAGGGTGAGGTTCTGGTCGATGAGGCCGTCAACGCCCGCATTCTGGAGGCCTTCGAGGCCGAAGGCGCGGATGCCTGGTTCGCCGAAGGCGCCAAGGAACGTTTCCTCGGCAACGACCACGACCATGCCCGTTGGCAGCAGGTCATGGACATTCTCGACGTCTGGTTCGACAGCGGCTGCACCCATACCTTCACGCTGGAAGATCGCCCGGACATGAAGTGGCCGGCGGATGTCTATCTCGAAGGTTCCGACCAGCATCGCGGCTGGTTCCATTCGTCGCTGCTCGAAAGCTGCGCGACGCGCGGCCGTGCGCCCTATAACGCCGTTGTCACCCATGGTTTCACCATGGATGAGAAGGGCGAGAAGATGTCCAAGTCCAAGGGCAACGTCGTCTCGCCGCAGGAAGTCATGAAGGACGCGGGCGCCGATATCCTGCGCCTGTGGGTCATGACAACAGACTACTGGGATGACCAGCGCCTCGGCAAGGCCATCATCCAGACCAATGTCGATGCCTATCGCAAGCTGCGCAACACCATCCGCTGGATGCTCGGCACCCTTGCCCACTACAAGGGCGAAGAGATCGCCTATGACGATCTGCCGGAGCTGGAAAAGCTGGTGCTGCACCGCCTGTCCGATCTGGATAAGGTCGTGCGCGAGGGTTATGACGGCTTCGAATTCAAGAAGATCGCCCGCGCGCTGGTGGATTTCGCCAATGTCGAACTTTCCGCCTTCTATTTCGATATCCGCAAGGACACGCTTTATTGCGACGCGCCATCGTCGCTGAAGCGCCGTGCCGCCCTGTCGGTCATCGCCAAACTGTTCGACTGCCTCGTGTCTTGGCTCGCGCCGATGCTGCCCTTCACGGCGGAAGAAGCGTGGCTGTCGCGTTATCCGGATGCGGAATCGGTGCATCTCGTCCAGTTCCCGGAAATCCCGGCGGAATGGAAAAACGATGCGCTGGAAGCGAAGTGGGAAAAAATCCGCAAGGTCCGCACCGTCGTGACGGGCGCGCTGGAAGTCGAACGCCGTGAAAAGCGCATCGGTTCCTCGCTCGAGGCCGCGCCGATCGTCCACATCGCCGATGCCGATCTTCTGGCAGCGCTGAAGGGCCAGGACTTCGCCGAAATCTGCATCACCTCGGCCATCTCGGTTGTGGGCGATGAAGGCCCCGCGGATGGCTTCCGTCTGCCGGAAGTTGCAAAGGTCGTGGTCGAGCAGAAGCTGGCGGAAGGCGCAAAATGTGCCCGCTCCTGGCGCATCACCACCGATGTCGGCTCCGATCCGGACTATCCCGATGTATCGGCCCGCGATGCGGCGGCGCTGCGTGAGCTTGCCGCACTCTCGTAA
- a CDS encoding nucleoside deaminase, with protein MAERTHFMELALAEARAAAERQEVPIGAVLVLDGRVIARSGNRTRELNDVTAHAEIAVIRMACEALGQERLPGADLYVTLEPCTMCAAAISFARIRRLYYGAQDPKGGAVESGVRFFSQPTCHHAPDVYSGLAESESADILRQFFREKRLED; from the coding sequence ATGGCCGAAAGGACGCATTTCATGGAGCTGGCGCTTGCGGAAGCCCGAGCCGCGGCTGAGCGGCAGGAGGTTCCGATCGGCGCCGTACTGGTTCTGGACGGCCGCGTCATCGCCCGTTCCGGCAATCGCACCCGTGAATTGAACGATGTGACGGCTCACGCCGAAATCGCCGTGATCCGCATGGCCTGCGAGGCTCTTGGACAGGAACGCCTGCCGGGCGCCGATCTCTACGTTACGCTGGAGCCCTGCACCATGTGCGCGGCGGCGATTTCATTCGCCCGTATCCGCCGGCTCTATTACGGCGCGCAGGACCCAAAGGGCGGCGCTGTGGAGAGTGGCGTGCGCTTCTTCAGCCAGCCGACATGCCACCATGCGCCGGATGTCTATTCGGGACTGGCGGAAAGCGAAAGTGCTGACATTCTGCGGCAGTTCTTTCGCGAGAAACGTCTCGAGGATTGA